DNA from Plasmodium yoelii strain 17X genome assembly, chromosome: 13:
caatatatttgttttttttttcaacaatGTATCCATTTAAGTTaacaaacatttttattaattttccaTTTCTAATATCATCTTCAGAATCAATTTCAGCTTGGAATAAATTTgcattttctattattttgttttcaaaatattttttatttttacggTTGTGATCACTTATATTTGTTGAAGCCATGGCAATCATAGTTTTGTTTTCTGATATCtacaaaatgaataaaagtgtatttgaataatacaaaaaatatgatttataaCGAAATGGAAGAAGAAAGTTTTGCTTACTTTAAATTTTGCAGCtaaagcataaaaatatttctcaCGAGACCACGGCCATTTTTTGCAACGTTGCTGTATCATTACTAAATTTCGACTGTATACTCGGacaattttttctaaaaaagatattataaaattgcatagatataattaaaatatgatgagTTTGAAGATATGGGAAAgaataaatagtaacaataatatgttaatttgggtaattatttatgttttgtatACTTTTAACCGAGCCTGCATACAAAAAATTGCTACTGTCTGGATTCCAAAACCTGTTTATTAATCCATTATACTAATGGAAGTAAAGagaaataaatgttataatcattttttaatttcaatttggtttataaattttaatgttGTTCGTTAATTGATACCTTATTCGGATCATCAACTAtatattcaattttttcaacatttgTATGACCttgatgtttttttttataaaaaaacatatagtAAACAGAATTTCTACCATATAATACATAATCATCTTTACTTGTAGCATGATGTTCTAAATGTGTTAAAGCTTCTGTCATAAATCTACACGCATTTATAGTTTCTTCGGGATCGGTATATAATAGGTGCttgtttttttgatatatttcttCTGTATTATCTTTgctaaaaatgaacatatttttaatgtgtacaaaaataaagttattgtatttataacatttttgcAAAGACGTACACATTTAATACTttcataatgaaatatataatatatatattgtagtATTTTCTTACGCAGGatatgatttttttgatttgaaTATTGTAAATTTTCTTGATTTGGGTTTTGTATATGTTTTTGGAGCAAGCTCTGTTGCAAGggttttattattcacaCATAGGGAGATGcttaaaagaagaaaaaaaaatttaatataaaacttattcatttttgaagtttacaaacaaaatatatattagtatttttttaattaaaaattaacaacTCGGAAATCTgtacaaatataattaaaattgaagCTAATCATTTTCtccaataaaatataaaaaactaCTATTTAAACTGTAAAATGTATGATTTTATCAGATTTataagtttaatatattttttatttaaatagttCAACCACAAAACGACATCAATAACAGAAGctttcataaataatgaatatcaaaaatattatgatccATAATTTccttaatattataatgaatctttcataaataatgaatatcaaaaatattatgatccATAATTTccttaatattataatgaatctttcataaataatgaatatcaaaaatattatgatccATAATTTccttaatattataatgaatctttcataaataatgaatatcaaaaatattatgatccATAATTTccataatattataatatttaaaaacgaataaatttaattatataaatgatatttttaatatatagcaTTATGAATacacaaattttataattgatCAATctcaatttaaaatttataaaacagTTCATTACGTATGGAACTACATATACTtacattaataaataaaagatcatagtatataaatattat
Protein-coding regions in this window:
- a CDS encoding fam-a protein: MNKFYIKFFFLLLSISLCVNNKTLATELAPKTYTKPKSRKFTIFKSKKSYPAKDNTEEIYQKNKHLLYTDPEETINACRFMTEALTHLEHHATSKDDYVLYGRNSVYYMFFYKKKHQGHTNVEKIEYIVDDPNKYNGLINRFWNPDSSNFLYAGSVKKKIVRVYSRNLVMIQQRCKKWPWSREKYFYALAAKFKISENKTMIAMASTNISDHNRKNKKYFENKIIENANLFQAEIDSEDDIRNGKLIKMFVNLNGYIVEKKNKYIEITYVDSIVCHLINKRVFKYIFQYCILENLS